The following coding sequences are from one Oscillatoria sp. FACHB-1406 window:
- a CDS encoding DNA topoisomerase (ATP-hydrolyzing), which yields MAKQLNLLETGQIIPTALHTEMERSYLEYAMSVIVGRALPDVRDGLKPVHRRILYAMHELGLTPDRPYRKCARVVGDVLGKYHPHGDQAVYDALVRMVQEFSSRYPLLSGHGNFGSVDNDPPAAMRYTETRLAAIAQDAMLTEIGEATVDYASNFDNSQQEPVVLPAQLPLLLLNGCAGIAVGMATNIPPHNLGEIVDGLIALIDKPDLADEKLWELIPGPDFPTGGEIVAVEGLRETYATGRGIIPVRGVARIERMNAGKKRRKEIDAIIVTELPYQVNKAGWIEKVAELVNQTKIEGIADIRDESDREGMRVVIETKRDANAKTILEQLYRQTALQTNFGAIMLALVNNKPCQLTLRELLQEFLQFREQTLTRRYSYELEQAQRRIHLVQGLLSALSQLDATIEILRNAADGTTAKMALQERLDLSETQADSILAMPLRRLTGLERQKLKAEYEELQGAIARLQLLLGDRGEFLKVLKKDLRALKRKFGDERRTRIVRVRGTGEGETRRGGDEERGRRGEGETQLPAKGKRKKEEDSLALELEIEVAPRSRLPEAAVVEVSRKGGIYLHAAPPVSDKMPSKGEDAIVFREAIAGRETFVAVTENGKAYPVALNEVPITGKAVPLIKYLPASVQSKREATSAYFFVPEDLNAVSLVLLSQQGKIKRLAATELGELSNRGAMLMKLKEGDRAIYLGLAREGDEVAIATSGGRILRLAIDEMQLPLMGRSAQGNQATRLRVGEEVVGCAVLRPEQNLFLVTRMGFAKRIPLSAIRLAQRSDIGTQALQFSEKGDRLASLVLCPSDREQITIVTTSQRAIALPVKSIGLWGKDGCGDRVPKLKADEQILEAIAVWDNRK from the coding sequence ATGGCAAAACAGTTAAACCTGTTAGAGACCGGTCAAATTATTCCGACCGCCCTCCATACGGAAATGGAACGGTCTTATCTAGAATATGCCATGAGCGTCATTGTCGGGCGAGCGCTTCCCGACGTGCGAGACGGACTCAAACCCGTGCATCGACGCATTTTATACGCCATGCACGAACTGGGATTAACGCCCGATCGCCCGTACCGCAAATGCGCGCGCGTAGTCGGAGACGTTCTGGGGAAGTATCACCCGCATGGCGACCAAGCGGTATACGATGCCCTAGTACGCATGGTACAAGAATTCTCCAGTCGCTATCCGCTCCTCTCCGGACACGGGAACTTCGGTTCGGTCGATAACGATCCGCCAGCAGCGATGCGCTATACGGAAACTCGTCTAGCTGCGATCGCGCAGGATGCAATGCTAACCGAGATCGGCGAAGCGACGGTAGACTACGCCAGCAATTTTGACAACTCCCAACAAGAACCCGTCGTTCTGCCCGCTCAGCTTCCCTTATTATTACTCAACGGCTGTGCGGGAATTGCCGTGGGAATGGCCACAAATATTCCCCCCCATAACCTCGGAGAAATTGTCGATGGTTTAATCGCCCTGATCGATAAGCCCGATCTCGCCGATGAAAAACTCTGGGAATTAATCCCGGGGCCGGATTTTCCCACCGGAGGGGAAATTGTAGCCGTGGAAGGATTGCGCGAAACTTACGCGACCGGACGCGGGATTATTCCGGTGCGAGGCGTAGCGCGCATCGAACGCATGAACGCCGGGAAGAAACGGCGCAAAGAAATCGACGCAATTATCGTCACCGAACTGCCCTATCAAGTGAATAAGGCGGGTTGGATTGAAAAAGTGGCTGAATTAGTCAATCAGACCAAAATTGAGGGGATTGCCGACATTCGCGACGAAAGCGATCGCGAGGGGATGCGCGTTGTCATCGAAACCAAGCGCGATGCTAATGCCAAAACAATTTTAGAGCAACTCTACCGACAAACGGCCCTGCAAACCAACTTTGGGGCGATTATGCTGGCACTGGTCAATAATAAACCCTGTCAGTTAACCCTGCGCGAATTGCTGCAAGAATTTTTGCAGTTCCGCGAGCAAACGCTGACGCGCCGCTACAGCTACGAACTCGAACAGGCACAACGACGAATTCATCTAGTGCAAGGATTACTGAGCGCTCTTTCGCAGTTAGATGCGACGATCGAAATTCTCAGAAATGCCGCCGACGGGACGACAGCAAAAATGGCGCTGCAAGAACGGTTGGATTTGAGCGAAACGCAAGCCGATTCCATTTTAGCGATGCCGTTGCGCCGCTTGACGGGTCTGGAGCGGCAGAAGTTGAAGGCTGAATACGAGGAACTGCAAGGTGCGATTGCGCGCTTGCAACTGCTATTGGGCGATCGCGGCGAGTTCTTAAAGGTCTTAAAGAAGGATTTGCGCGCCTTGAAGCGGAAGTTTGGGGACGAACGCCGTACTCGGATCGTGCGGGTGAGAGGGACGGGAGAGGGGGAGACGAGGAGAGGGGGAGACGAGGAGAGGGGGAGACGAGGAGAGGGGGAGACGCAATTGCCCGCTAAGGGTAAACGTAAAAAGGAGGAAGACTCGTTGGCGCTGGAGTTGGAGATTGAGGTTGCGCCGAGATCTCGCCTTCCGGAAGCAGCGGTAGTAGAAGTCAGTCGTAAGGGCGGGATTTACCTCCACGCTGCGCCGCCGGTGTCAGATAAGATGCCGAGTAAGGGCGAGGATGCGATCGTTTTTCGGGAGGCGATCGCGGGACGAGAAACCTTTGTCGCCGTAACTGAAAATGGGAAAGCTTATCCCGTCGCCCTCAACGAAGTGCCGATAACGGGGAAAGCTGTACCCCTAATTAAATATCTTCCCGCGAGCGTCCAGAGCAAGCGAGAAGCGACTTCAGCGTACTTTTTTGTTCCAGAAGACCTGAATGCCGTTTCTTTGGTGCTGCTGAGCCAGCAGGGGAAGATTAAGCGTTTGGCGGCGACGGAGTTAGGGGAGTTAAGCAATCGCGGTGCGATGTTGATGAAATTGAAAGAAGGCGATCGCGCGATCTATCTCGGTTTAGCGCGGGAGGGGGATGAAGTGGCGATCGCGACCTCGGGGGGGCGAATTTTGCGCCTCGCGATCGACGAAATGCAGTTACCTTTAATGGGACGAAGCGCCCAGGGGAACCAAGCAACTCGCCTGCGGGTGGGCGAAGAAGTCGTCGGTTGCGCCGTGTTGCGTCCGGAACAAAATCTCTTTTTAGTGACGCGGATGGGATTTGCCAAACGCATCCCCCTGAGTGCGATTCGCCTCGCCCAGCGCAGCGATATCGGCACGCAAGCGCTGCAATTTAGTGAAAAGGGCGATCGCCTCGCGAGTCTGGTTCTGTGTCCGTCCGATCGCGAACAAATTACGATCGTTACTACCAGTCAGCGCGCGATCGCGTTGCCGGTAAAATCGATTGGCTTGTGGGGGAAAGATGGCTGCGGCGATCGCGTTCCCAAATTAAAGGCAGACGAGCAAATCTTGGAGGCGATCGCCGTTTGGGATAACCGAAAATAA